A DNA window from Planctomycetota bacterium contains the following coding sequences:
- a CDS encoding MinD/ParA family protein, translating into MSAFSFANPTAPVARAADDQAKGLRDLVRRRGGKPASQRTAPVQRETRAPRQRRAKVIAVTSGKGGVGKTNIAVNLATTLARAGKRVILLDADMGLANADVVCGLNLQYNLAHVVARRKNLADVLAEGPGGFRLAAGATGLARMADLPEQEHRRLLDSLQPLEDEADVILVDTGAGISPNVLSFTGAADQVIVVTTPEPTAITDAYATIKVVLRERAKTGEGTASGRVALLVNEAKSNSEARGVYERVAQVAARFLGATIEDAGFVPLDPAVTRAVRKRRPFVLGEPTASASVAIKRLAARLEEGVAASLPRDYGFFGRVARLTRLRRSKA; encoded by the coding sequence ATGAGCGCTTTCAGCTTCGCCAACCCGACCGCACCCGTCGCACGCGCCGCCGACGATCAGGCGAAGGGCCTGCGCGATCTGGTCCGACGGCGGGGCGGCAAGCCGGCGAGCCAACGGACCGCGCCCGTCCAGCGCGAGACGCGAGCACCACGACAACGCCGCGCCAAAGTCATCGCCGTCACCAGCGGCAAGGGCGGCGTGGGCAAGACGAACATCGCCGTCAACCTCGCGACCACGCTCGCCCGCGCGGGCAAACGCGTCATCCTCCTCGACGCCGACATGGGCCTTGCCAACGCCGACGTCGTCTGCGGGCTCAACCTTCAGTACAACCTCGCGCACGTCGTCGCGCGGCGCAAGAACCTGGCGGACGTGCTGGCCGAAGGGCCGGGCGGTTTCCGCCTCGCCGCCGGCGCGACGGGTCTGGCCCGCATGGCCGACCTGCCCGAGCAGGAGCACCGCCGACTCCTCGACAGTCTCCAGCCGCTCGAAGACGAGGCCGACGTCATCCTCGTGGACACCGGTGCCGGCATCAGCCCGAACGTCCTGAGTTTCACCGGCGCCGCGGACCAGGTCATCGTCGTCACCACGCCCGAACCAACGGCCATCACTGACGCCTACGCCACCATCAAGGTCGTCCTGCGGGAACGAGCCAAGACCGGCGAAGGCACAGCCTCTGGTCGCGTCGCGCTCTTGGTCAACGAGGCCAAGTCGAACAGCGAAGCTCGCGGCGTCTACGAGCGTGTCGCTCAGGTCGCCGCCCGGTTCCTCGGCGCGACGATCGAAGACGCCGGCTTCGTCCCGCTCGATCCGGCGGTGACCCGCGCGGTCCGCAAGCGTCGACCATTCGTGCTGGGCGAGCCGACGGCGTCGGCGTCGGTGGCGATCAAGCGGCTGGCAGCCCGATTGGAAGAAGGGGTCGCGGCCTCGCTGCCGCGCGACTACGGCTTCTTCGGCCGGGTCGCCCGCCTGACCCGCCTTCGCCGAAGCAAGGCGTAG